One region of Niallia sp. Man26 genomic DNA includes:
- the carB gene encoding carbamoyl-phosphate synthase large subunit: MSKRKDINSILVIGSGPIIIGQAAEFDYAGTQACMALKEEGYRVILVNSNPATIMTDTEMADSVYIEPLTLEFVSRIIRKERPDAILPTLGGQTGLNLAVELSEAGVLEECGVEVLGTKLSAIQQAEDRDLFRNLMNELGEPVPDSEIIHNMDEAKAFVEQIGYPVIVRPAFTLGGTGGGICHNDDDLNEIVTSGLKNSPVTQCLLEKSIAGFKEIEYEVMRDSNDNAIVVCNMENIDPVGIHTGDSIVVAPSQTLSDREYQMLRNTSLKIIRALKIEGGCNVQLALDPDSFQYYIIEVNPRVSRSSALASKATGYPIAKLAAKIAVGLTLDEMMNPVTGKTYASFEPALDYVVSKIPRFPFDKFESAKRNLGTQMKATGEVMAIGRTFEESLLKAIRSLEAKVYHFALNSGEKVSDELLEKRIRVAGDERLFYVAEALNRGVSIETIHDWSKIDLFFLHKLEGIIKLERQLAEHPFDLEYAKIAKEKGFADIQLAKLWNTTELEVYNWRKDNKLVPVYKMVDTCAAEFESETPYYYGTYEDENESVVTNKKSIVVLGSGPIRIGQGIEFDYATVHSVWAIKEAGYEAIIINNNPETVSTDFSVSDKLYFEPLTIEDVMHIIDLEKPEGVVVQFGGQTAINLASELANRGVKILGTSLEDLDRAEDRDKFESSLHALGIPQPEGKTALTVEEAVKVADSIGYPVLVRPSYVLGGRAMQIVYKEEELIPYMEKAVEASPGQPILIDRYLTGKEIEVDAICDGEDVVIPGIMEHIERAGVHSGDSIAVYPPQSLSAEIKQTLIEYTTKLAKGLNIVGLLNIQYVVSKGEVFVLEVNPRSSRTVPFLSKITNVPMAKIATKVILGNSLKAQGYTSGLVEEKQGVFVKVPVFSFAKLRRVDITLGPEMKSTGEVMGKDITLEKALYKGLIASGMKIQTFGTVLLTIGDKDKEEALLLAKRFVNIGYSLMATSGTAEFLQDNNIPVKVVDKIGGEGTTLIDVIRDGQAQFVINTFSKGSQPARDGFRIRRESVENGIPCLTSLDTAEAILRVVESMTFSAEAMTPAGKQWEAVLA, translated from the coding sequence ATGTCAAAGCGTAAAGATATTAACAGCATACTAGTTATAGGATCAGGTCCAATCATCATTGGTCAGGCAGCAGAATTTGACTATGCAGGAACACAAGCATGTATGGCCTTGAAAGAAGAAGGATATCGTGTCATCCTGGTCAATTCCAATCCGGCAACAATCATGACAGATACAGAAATGGCAGACAGTGTCTATATTGAACCACTGACACTAGAATTCGTAAGCAGAATTATCCGCAAGGAAAGACCTGATGCGATTCTGCCGACACTTGGCGGTCAAACAGGCTTAAATCTCGCTGTCGAACTATCAGAGGCTGGAGTTCTTGAAGAATGCGGCGTGGAAGTTCTCGGAACGAAGCTTTCTGCCATTCAGCAGGCAGAGGATAGAGACTTATTCCGCAACTTAATGAATGAACTTGGTGAGCCAGTTCCTGACAGTGAAATTATTCATAACATGGATGAAGCTAAAGCGTTTGTGGAACAAATCGGTTATCCAGTTATCGTTCGTCCTGCCTTTACATTAGGAGGAACTGGAGGCGGCATCTGTCATAATGATGATGACCTGAACGAAATCGTGACAAGCGGTTTGAAAAACAGCCCGGTTACACAATGTCTGTTGGAAAAAAGCATTGCCGGATTTAAGGAAATCGAATATGAAGTAATGCGCGACAGTAATGATAATGCAATCGTAGTCTGCAACATGGAAAATATTGATCCTGTCGGCATTCATACTGGGGATAGCATCGTAGTTGCACCAAGCCAAACATTAAGCGATAGAGAATACCAGATGCTGCGAAACACATCATTAAAGATTATTCGTGCACTAAAAATCGAGGGTGGATGTAATGTGCAGCTGGCACTGGATCCAGACAGCTTCCAGTACTATATTATCGAGGTAAATCCAAGGGTAAGCCGTTCGTCCGCTCTTGCCAGCAAAGCAACCGGCTATCCAATCGCGAAGCTTGCTGCTAAAATCGCTGTTGGCTTAACATTGGATGAGATGATGAACCCAGTAACAGGAAAAACATATGCAAGCTTTGAGCCTGCACTCGACTATGTAGTAAGCAAAATCCCTCGCTTCCCGTTTGATAAATTTGAATCTGCTAAAAGAAATCTAGGCACGCAAATGAAAGCGACTGGCGAGGTTATGGCGATTGGCAGAACATTTGAGGAATCGCTTCTTAAAGCAATCCGTTCATTGGAAGCAAAGGTTTACCACTTTGCATTGAATTCTGGCGAAAAAGTTAGTGATGAACTTCTGGAAAAAAGAATTCGAGTTGCAGGTGACGAAAGATTATTCTATGTAGCAGAAGCATTAAACAGAGGCGTTTCCATTGAAACAATCCATGACTGGAGCAAAATAGACTTATTCTTCCTGCATAAATTAGAAGGTATTATCAAGTTGGAAAGACAGCTTGCAGAACATCCGTTTGATTTGGAATATGCAAAAATCGCTAAAGAAAAGGGCTTTGCTGATATACAGCTTGCAAAATTATGGAATACGACTGAACTTGAGGTGTACAACTGGAGAAAAGACAACAAGCTTGTGCCAGTTTACAAGATGGTTGATACATGTGCAGCTGAATTTGAATCCGAAACACCATACTACTATGGCACCTATGAGGATGAGAATGAATCTGTCGTAACAAACAAAAAAAGCATCGTCGTATTAGGATCTGGTCCAATCCGAATCGGACAAGGAATCGAGTTCGACTATGCAACAGTCCATTCTGTCTGGGCAATCAAAGAAGCAGGCTATGAAGCGATTATTATCAATAATAACCCAGAAACTGTGTCTACAGATTTCAGCGTTTCTGACAAACTGTATTTTGAGCCACTGACAATTGAAGATGTTATGCATATCATCGACTTAGAAAAACCAGAAGGTGTAGTTGTTCAATTCGGCGGACAAACAGCAATCAACTTAGCTTCAGAGCTGGCAAACAGAGGAGTTAAGATTCTTGGAACTTCCTTAGAAGATTTAGATAGAGCAGAAGACAGAGATAAATTCGAATCCAGCCTGCACGCATTAGGCATTCCACAGCCTGAAGGAAAAACGGCATTGACAGTAGAGGAAGCAGTAAAAGTAGCAGACTCTATCGGGTATCCGGTGCTTGTGCGCCCATCCTATGTGCTGGGTGGAAGAGCAATGCAGATTGTATATAAAGAAGAAGAGCTGATTCCATATATGGAAAAAGCGGTAGAGGCAAGTCCAGGACAGCCGATTTTGATTGACCGCTACCTAACTGGTAAGGAAATTGAAGTAGATGCAATCTGTGATGGGGAAGATGTAGTGATTCCAGGCATCATGGAGCATATTGAAAGAGCAGGGGTTCACTCAGGTGATTCTATCGCGGTCTATCCGCCGCAAAGCTTATCAGCGGAAATTAAACAAACATTGATTGAGTATACAACGAAACTAGCAAAAGGATTAAATATCGTAGGGCTTTTAAATATCCAGTATGTTGTTTCAAAAGGCGAAGTGTTTGTACTGGAAGTTAACCCGCGCTCAAGCAGAACGGTTCCTTTCTTGAGCAAAATCACAAATGTGCCAATGGCAAAAATCGCTACAAAGGTGATTCTGGGCAACAGCTTGAAAGCGCAAGGTTATACATCCGGGCTTGTTGAAGAAAAGCAGGGCGTATTTGTTAAAGTTCCAGTCTTCTCGTTTGCGAAGCTGCGCCGTGTGGACATAACGCTTGGACCTGAGATGAAATCAACTGGAGAAGTAATGGGTAAAGACATTACTTTGGAGAAAGCTTTATATAAAGGATTGATTGCTTCTGGCATGAAAATCCAGACATTTGGAACAGTTTTGCTTACAATCGGTGATAAGGACAAGGAAGAAGCATTGCTGCTTGCGAAGCGTTTCGTCAATATTGGATACAGCTTAATGGCAACTAGCGGAACAGCAGAGTTTTTGCAGGACAATAATATTCCAGTCAAAGTGGTGGATAAAATCGGCGGCGAAGGCACGACATTGATTGATGTCATCCGCGATGGACAGGCGCAATTTGTGATCAACACATTCTCTAAAGGAAGCCAGCCAGCTCGCGATGGTTTCAGAATAAGAAGGGAATCAGTTGAAAATGGAATTCCATGCCTAACCTCTCTTGATACAGCAGAAGCAATTCTGCGAGTTGTAGAATCAATGACATTCTCTGCTGAAGCGATGACACCAGCAGGCAAGCAATGGGAGGCGGTCCTTGCATGA
- a CDS encoding carbamoyl phosphate synthase small subunit: MKKQLILEDGTVFIGQGFGADTNTIGEVVFNTGMTGYQEILSDPSYCGQIVTLTYPLVGNYGINRDDFESIAPAINGFIVKEVCDAPSNWRNELSLDEFFKQKNIPGLAGIDTRKLTRIIRKYGTLKGAICSMEENVEDVIRQLQSSELPTDQVQQVSTKKAYPSPGRGSRVVLVDYGMKHGILRELNQRDCDVIVVPYNATAEEILSLSPDGVMLSNGPGDPKDVPEAIEAIKGIIGKVPLFGICLGHQLFALASGANTEKMKFGHRGSNHPVKDLLTGKVSLTSQNHGYTVNEESIEQTDLEITHLALNDGTIEGLQHKQYPAFTVQYHPEASPGPEDANYLFDRFMSMILTQKKDGAAYVKA; this comes from the coding sequence ATGAAAAAACAGCTGATTCTCGAAGATGGTACCGTATTTATCGGGCAAGGTTTTGGAGCAGATACTAATACTATTGGGGAGGTAGTCTTCAATACAGGTATGACAGGGTATCAGGAAATTTTGTCAGATCCATCATACTGCGGTCAAATTGTAACTTTAACATATCCATTAGTAGGCAACTATGGAATTAACCGAGATGATTTTGAATCAATCGCACCAGCAATTAACGGATTTATTGTGAAGGAAGTTTGTGATGCTCCGTCTAACTGGAGAAATGAGCTGTCATTGGATGAGTTTTTTAAACAAAAGAACATACCAGGACTTGCTGGGATTGATACAAGAAAATTAACAAGAATCATTCGTAAATACGGTACATTAAAAGGAGCAATCTGCAGCATGGAAGAGAATGTAGAAGATGTCATTAGACAGCTGCAATCTTCCGAGCTGCCGACAGACCAAGTACAGCAAGTGTCAACTAAAAAAGCATATCCAAGTCCAGGCAGAGGAAGCCGGGTCGTGCTAGTTGATTACGGCATGAAACATGGAATCTTAAGAGAGCTGAATCAGCGTGACTGTGATGTCATTGTTGTGCCTTATAATGCGACAGCTGAAGAAATTCTGTCTTTAAGTCCAGATGGTGTCATGCTGTCAAATGGACCTGGAGATCCAAAGGATGTTCCAGAGGCGATTGAAGCGATTAAGGGCATTATCGGCAAGGTTCCACTATTCGGTATATGCTTAGGCCATCAACTGTTTGCATTAGCAAGCGGCGCAAACACAGAGAAAATGAAGTTCGGACACAGAGGCTCTAACCACCCTGTAAAAGATTTGCTGACAGGCAAGGTTTCCTTAACTTCCCAAAACCACGGCTACACAGTGAATGAAGAATCTATTGAACAAACAGACTTAGAAATTACTCATTTAGCACTAAATGACGGGACGATTGAAGGATTGCAGCATAAACAGTATCCAGCATTCACCGTGCAATACCACCCAGAAGCTTCACCAGGACCAGAAGATGCGAACTATTTATTCGATCGATTCATGTCCATGATACTAACACAGAAAAAGGATGGTGCCGCATATGTCAAAGCGTAA
- the pyrR gene encoding bifunctional pyr operon transcriptional regulator/uracil phosphoribosyltransferase PyrR: MSRKAQVLDDQAIRRALTRVAHEIIEKNKGIENCVLVGIRTRGIYIANRLAEKISQIEGKSITVGELDITLYRDDLSKKTENQEPLVKGSDIPTSIEDLKVILVDDVLYTGRTVRAAMDALMDVGRPGSIQLAVLVDRGHRELPIRADYVGKNIPTSSSEKIVVELVEVDGQDEVNIYEN; this comes from the coding sequence ATGTCACGTAAGGCACAAGTCCTTGATGACCAAGCGATTCGAAGAGCATTAACGAGAGTTGCGCACGAAATCATTGAAAAGAATAAAGGTATTGAGAACTGCGTATTAGTCGGTATTCGCACGAGAGGAATTTATATCGCAAACCGCCTTGCAGAAAAAATCTCGCAAATTGAAGGCAAAAGCATAACGGTTGGAGAATTGGATATTACATTATACCGTGATGACTTAAGCAAAAAGACAGAGAATCAAGAGCCGCTTGTTAAAGGTTCAGATATCCCTACAAGCATTGAGGACCTTAAGGTAATTCTTGTGGACGATGTCCTGTACACAGGAAGAACAGTCCGCGCAGCAATGGATGCCTTGATGGATGTGGGAAGACCTGGGTCGATACAGCTTGCAGTCCTTGTAGACAGAGGACACAGAGAGCTTCCGATTCGCGCTGATTATGTTGGCAAAAACATTCCGACTTCAAGCTCAGAAAAGATTGTAGTAGAGCTCGTAGAAGTTGATGGTCAAGATGAAGTAAATATATACGAAAATTAA
- a CDS encoding aspartate carbamoyltransferase catalytic subunit, translating into MENLLTTSELTVLEIKEILEEAQAFAEGKEWKPAKQLFLANLFFEPSTRTKCSFEVAERKLGLEVIPFETTTSSVVKGETLYDTVRTLESIGVNGVVIRHNEDNYFQELIGKVKIPVINAGDGCGNHPTQSLLDLLTIKQEFKSFHGLKISIIGDIRHSRVARSNADALTRLGANVVFSGPKEWFDDSILKEANYEDIDTAIETSDVVMLLRIQHERHESGASWTKEDYHQMYGLTTERERRMKPGSIIMHPAPVNRDVEIADELVECDRSRIFKQMENGVFIRMAVLKRSLQSVEGGNVHVNDYQKWPVA; encoded by the coding sequence ATGGAAAACTTATTAACAACCTCGGAACTGACAGTGCTTGAAATAAAAGAAATACTGGAGGAAGCACAAGCCTTTGCAGAAGGGAAGGAGTGGAAGCCAGCCAAGCAGTTATTTTTAGCAAACCTGTTCTTTGAGCCTAGCACAAGAACGAAGTGCAGCTTTGAAGTAGCAGAAAGAAAGCTGGGTCTTGAAGTCATTCCTTTTGAAACGACTACTTCTAGCGTTGTTAAGGGAGAAACATTATATGATACTGTCCGGACATTGGAAAGCATCGGTGTGAACGGTGTTGTTATCCGCCATAACGAGGATAATTACTTTCAGGAACTAATCGGGAAAGTTAAGATTCCTGTTATCAATGCGGGAGACGGTTGCGGGAATCATCCGACACAATCCTTGCTTGATCTTCTGACAATCAAACAGGAATTTAAATCTTTCCATGGTTTGAAAATCAGCATCATCGGTGATATTCGCCACAGCCGTGTGGCTAGGTCGAATGCAGATGCGCTGACAAGGCTTGGTGCAAATGTAGTTTTCTCCGGGCCGAAAGAATGGTTTGATGACAGCATCCTGAAAGAAGCAAACTATGAGGATATTGATACTGCGATTGAAACCTCCGATGTTGTCATGCTGCTGCGTATTCAGCATGAACGGCATGAAAGCGGAGCCTCTTGGACAAAAGAAGATTATCATCAAATGTATGGTTTGACTACAGAAAGAGAAAGACGCATGAAGCCAGGCAGCATTATTATGCACCCTGCTCCTGTTAACAGGGATGTAGAAATTGCAGATGAGTTAGTAGAATGCGACCGGTCCAGAATTTTTAAACAAATGGAAAATGGAGTATTCATCCGCATGGCAGTATTAAAAAGATCTTTACAATCAGTTGAGGGAGGAAATGTACATGTCAATGATTATCAAAAATGGCCAGTTGCTTAA
- a CDS encoding dihydroorotase, producing MSMIIKNGQLLNEKGEVITQDILIQDGVIAEIAPQINTAAEEVIDAKGKLVAPGFIDVHVHLREPGGEKKETIATGTMAAARGGFTTIANMPNTRPVPDTVENFQNLMNRINETANVHVRPYASITIRQLGAELTDFKALKELGAFAFTDDGVGIQEAGKMLEAMKLAASLDMAIVAHCEDNSLINKGSVHEGKFSKENNLNGIPSVCESVHIARDILLAEAADCHYHVCHISTKESVRIVRDAKRAGINVTAEVSPHHLLLCDEDIPSIDTNYKMNPPLRGKADREALIEGLLDGTIDFIATDHAPHTAEEKAQPIELAPFGIVGLETAFPLLYTHFVKEGIMTLQQLVSFLTNKPAETFKLEAGTIAVGKTADIVIVDLEDKETINPENFLSKGKNTPFAGWVCQGWPETTIVAGKIAWRKESVHA from the coding sequence ATGTCAATGATTATCAAAAATGGCCAGTTGCTTAATGAAAAAGGGGAAGTTATTACACAGGATATTCTCATTCAAGACGGAGTCATCGCTGAAATCGCTCCACAGATTAATACAGCAGCCGAAGAAGTGATTGATGCTAAGGGCAAGCTGGTAGCACCAGGTTTCATTGATGTCCATGTGCATTTGCGCGAGCCTGGCGGAGAGAAGAAGGAAACAATTGCGACCGGAACAATGGCTGCTGCTAGAGGCGGATTCACAACAATCGCCAATATGCCTAATACTCGTCCAGTCCCGGATACAGTCGAGAACTTTCAAAATTTAATGAATCGCATTAACGAAACAGCAAATGTTCATGTTCGTCCGTATGCATCCATTACAATCAGACAATTAGGTGCAGAGCTGACAGATTTTAAAGCTTTAAAGGAATTAGGAGCATTTGCATTCACAGATGATGGTGTTGGTATTCAAGAAGCAGGAAAAATGCTTGAAGCGATGAAGCTTGCAGCAAGCCTTGATATGGCCATTGTAGCTCATTGCGAAGACAATAGCCTTATAAATAAAGGGTCAGTTCATGAAGGGAAGTTTTCTAAAGAGAACAACCTAAATGGCATTCCATCTGTCTGTGAATCTGTACATATAGCAAGGGATATCTTGCTTGCAGAGGCAGCAGATTGTCACTACCACGTTTGCCATATCAGCACAAAGGAATCTGTCCGCATAGTAAGAGACGCGAAGCGAGCAGGCATTAACGTAACAGCAGAAGTGTCACCGCATCATTTATTACTATGTGACGAGGACATCCCTAGCATCGACACAAACTATAAAATGAACCCGCCTTTAAGAGGAAAAGCAGACAGAGAAGCATTAATAGAAGGCTTGCTAGATGGAACAATAGATTTCATTGCAACAGATCATGCTCCGCATACAGCAGAAGAAAAAGCACAGCCAATTGAGTTAGCTCCATTTGGAATTGTCGGCTTGGAAACAGCATTTCCGCTTTTATATACACACTTTGTAAAAGAAGGCATCATGACCTTGCAGCAACTAGTCAGCTTTTTGACAAATAAACCGGCAGAAACATTTAAGCTGGAAGCAGGAACAATTGCAGTCGGCAAAACTGCAGATATTGTCATCGTAGATTTAGAAGATAAGGAGACTATCAATCCAGAAAACTTCTTATCTAAAGGGAAAAATACCCCGTTTGCAGGATGGGTTTGTCAAGGATGGCCTGAAACAACGATTGTGGCCGGAAAAATCGCTTGGAGAAAGGAAAGTGTACACGCATGA
- a CDS encoding solute carrier family 23 protein, which translates to MNQTKPILGIKDKPNASQWITLSLQHLFAMFGSTVLVPYLIGLSPAIALISSGLGTLAFLLITRFKVPAYLGSSFAFIAPMIAAQELGGPGAAMIGTFIAGLVYGIVALIIKKGGYRWIMNLLPPIVVGPVIMVIGLALAGTAVGQAMYENNGTPDQTYSLLYLSVALVTLLATILFTIFGKGVFSFIPILAGIIVGYVYALLVGVVDFQGVIDAKWLAMPEFIFPFRDYDLTINSAILALFVPVAVVTLAEHIGHQLVLSKVVGKDYIKDPGLHRSILGDGTATLISSLMGGPPKTTYGENIGVLAITRVYSVYVLAGAAVFAILFGFIGKITALIQSIPTPVMGGVSILLFGIIASSGLRILVDAKMDFSKNRNLVIASVILVTGIGGASIHIGTDFKLEGMALAAILGIILNYVLPGREKSTDDLFEEEAVKETK; encoded by the coding sequence ATGAATCAAACAAAGCCAATACTCGGCATAAAAGATAAACCAAATGCATCCCAATGGATTACATTAAGCTTACAGCACTTATTCGCCATGTTTGGATCAACTGTGTTAGTACCATACTTAATCGGCTTGAGTCCAGCAATTGCATTGATTTCAAGCGGACTGGGAACACTAGCTTTCCTCCTCATTACGAGATTTAAAGTTCCTGCCTATCTAGGCTCATCCTTTGCCTTTATCGCTCCAATGATTGCGGCACAAGAGCTTGGCGGACCTGGAGCTGCGATGATTGGAACCTTCATAGCAGGTCTTGTATACGGAATAGTCGCATTGATTATTAAAAAAGGTGGCTATCGCTGGATTATGAACTTGCTGCCGCCAATCGTTGTCGGACCAGTAATCATGGTAATCGGGCTTGCACTTGCTGGAACAGCAGTCGGCCAGGCGATGTATGAAAATAACGGAACACCAGATCAAACTTACAGTCTCTTATATCTATCAGTAGCATTAGTAACATTGCTTGCGACGATATTATTCACGATTTTCGGTAAAGGAGTATTCAGCTTCATTCCGATTCTTGCAGGGATTATCGTTGGCTACGTTTACGCATTATTAGTAGGAGTTGTTGATTTCCAAGGTGTCATCGATGCTAAATGGCTTGCAATGCCAGAATTCATATTCCCATTCAGGGATTATGACCTTACGATAAACAGCGCCATCCTGGCATTGTTCGTGCCAGTCGCAGTTGTAACACTTGCAGAGCATATCGGTCATCAGCTTGTATTAAGCAAAGTTGTCGGTAAAGATTATATTAAAGACCCAGGACTTCACCGCAGTATTTTAGGTGATGGTACAGCAACCTTAATTTCCTCCTTAATGGGTGGACCGCCAAAAACAACTTACGGTGAAAACATCGGAGTATTAGCAATAACAAGAGTATATAGTGTATATGTTCTTGCGGGAGCAGCAGTATTTGCCATCCTGTTCGGATTCATCGGGAAGATTACAGCACTTATCCAATCGATTCCAACACCTGTAATGGGGGGAGTATCCATTCTGTTATTCGGAATCATCGCATCCTCTGGATTGAGAATTTTGGTAGATGCAAAAATGGACTTCTCGAAAAACAGAAATCTTGTGATTGCATCAGTAATTTTGGTTACTGGAATCGGTGGAGCTTCCATTCATATCGGTACAGACTTTAAACTAGAAGGAATGGCACTTGCAGCAATTCTAGGCATCATCTTAAACTATGTGCTTCCAGGAAGAGAAAAGTCCACAGACGACTTGTTCGAAGAAGAAGCAGTAAAAGAAACTAAATAG